From the genome of Nicotiana sylvestris chromosome 2, ASM39365v2, whole genome shotgun sequence, one region includes:
- the LOC138885801 gene encoding secreted RxLR effector protein 161-like, with protein sequence MEASKVIDTPIATATRLDMDGTGSPVNQTMYRGIIGSLLYLTANRLDIVFSVGLCARFKSNLTESHLKAAKIILKYLKGTQDLVLYYPLGDSFNLIGYADADYAGYLVDGKNTSRMAHFLGSCLISWGTRKQNSVALSIAEA encoded by the coding sequence atggaagcatcaaaggtgatagacactcccattgctacggctactcgactggacatggatggaactggatctcctgtgaatcaaactatgtatagaggcattattgggtctcttctctatctcacTGCCAATAGACTCGATATTGTCTTCAGTGTGGGGCTATGTGCAAGATTTAAATCAAATCTCACGGAATCTCATCTAAAGGCTGCCAAAATAATTTTGAAATACCTTAAGGGAACACAGGACTTGGTCCTGTATTACCCGTtaggtgacagttttaatcttattgggtatgctgatgctgattatgcaggttatcttgtggacggGAAAAATACTTCTAGAATGGCTCACTTTCTAGgatcatgtctcatctcttggggaacaaggaagcaaaactcagtggctctttcaatagCTGAAGCATAA